A stretch of Armatimonadota bacterium DNA encodes these proteins:
- the lexA gene encoding transcriptional repressor LexA, with protein sequence MGRGLTRRQAEILSFIQRYTETHGYPPSVREIGQALGLTSSSTVHSHLAALSRKGYLHRDPSKPRAIEVLRDERAHPPKRLIPIPVVGRVAAGGPLLAEENIEDYFPLPSGFLRDGEGCFMLRVRGDSMVEAGIFDGDYVIVRKQPTAQNGDIVVARLEDEATVKRFYRENGVVRLQPENSRMAPIITKDVVIEGKVVGLIRRFAS encoded by the coding sequence ATGGGCCGAGGTCTCACCCGCCGCCAGGCCGAGATCCTGTCATTCATCCAGCGCTACACCGAGACGCACGGCTACCCGCCGTCCGTCCGCGAGATCGGTCAGGCCCTCGGCCTGACCAGCAGCAGCACCGTCCACAGCCACCTCGCCGCCCTGTCCCGAAAAGGCTACCTCCACCGGGACCCGAGCAAACCCCGCGCCATCGAGGTGCTGCGTGACGAGCGCGCCCATCCGCCTAAGCGGCTCATCCCCATTCCGGTGGTGGGGCGCGTGGCTGCCGGCGGGCCGCTGCTGGCCGAGGAGAACATCGAGGACTACTTCCCCCTCCCCAGTGGGTTCCTGCGCGACGGGGAAGGGTGCTTCATGCTGCGCGTGCGCGGCGACAGCATGGTCGAGGCCGGCATTTTCGACGGGGACTACGTGATCGTGCGCAAGCAGCCCACGGCGCAGAACGGCGATATCGTCGTCGCCCGCCTGGAGGACGAAGCCACGGTCAAGCGCTTCTACCGGGAGAACGGCGTCGTGCGGCTCCAGCCGGAGAACTCCCGCATGGCCCCCATCATCACGAAGGACGTGGTCATCGAGGGGAAGGTCGTCGGGCTGATCCGCCGCTTCGCCTCCTGA
- a CDS encoding haloacid dehalogenase type II, whose translation MLMARPYEVLTFDCYGTLIDWERGIGEAFARAAAARGREVDRQRVLALYAEVEPQVQAEAYRPYREVLAEAAVRVAARLGWTLPHGEAGFLADSLPAWPPFPDTAPALQRLARAGYRLGILSNVDDDLLAATLRHLPVRFDLLVTAQQVRAYKPAPTHFEAARRWVGDRAWLHVAQSAFHDVAPARRLGIPVVWVNRKGERLPDGSAPPEREVRTLTELADWLAGEGG comes from the coding sequence ATGCTGATGGCCCGGCCCTACGAGGTCCTCACCTTCGACTGCTACGGGACCCTGATCGATTGGGAGCGCGGCATCGGGGAGGCCTTCGCCCGGGCGGCCGCCGCCCGGGGCCGGGAGGTCGACCGGCAGCGGGTGCTGGCCCTCTACGCCGAGGTGGAGCCGCAGGTGCAGGCCGAGGCATACCGCCCCTACCGGGAGGTGCTGGCGGAGGCGGCCGTGCGCGTGGCCGCCCGCCTGGGTTGGACGCTGCCGCATGGCGAGGCCGGCTTCCTGGCCGACAGCCTGCCCGCCTGGCCGCCCTTTCCCGACACCGCCCCTGCCCTCCAGCGCCTCGCCCGGGCGGGCTACCGTCTGGGCATCCTCTCGAACGTGGACGACGACCTCCTGGCCGCGACGCTGCGCCACCTGCCGGTCCGGTTCGACCTGCTCGTCACGGCGCAGCAGGTGCGCGCCTACAAGCCGGCACCGACCCACTTCGAGGCGGCGCGGCGGTGGGTGGGCGACCGCGCCTGGCTCCACGTGGCCCAGAGCGCCTTCCACGACGTGGCCCCGGCCCGGCGGCTCGGGATTCCGGTGGTCTGGGTCAACCGCAAGGGCGAGCGCCTCCCCGACGGGAGCGCGCCGCCGGAGCGGGAGGTGCGCACGCTCACGGAGCTCGCGGACTGGCTGGCGGGTGAGGGCGGGTAG
- the hflX gene encoding GTPase HflX has protein sequence MLQALFRRRVPQERLVDLPLLETLAHLAQATQREVGVYLDRHGVVREVVVSRRWQDLLAQFQRRAAPTRPVGLRYVGARPGPVNGLEEGDRRHVLEGRLDLAALVPVDRARPGEGWVLQVAAAQNGQTPQVVAEGPYPAEALCRLEVAPRLRAVEAAMRRAGPVVTPPRRERAVLVGLLPPVRRGDVDAAPAEVPVAAEFTAQDSLEELARLADTAGADVVGTVLQARSRPDPATYIGRGKVEEVRRLVEERDADLVVVDEELTPAQQRTLEQALGVKVLDRTALVLDIFARRAQTREGRLQVELAQLTYLLPRLAGRGAWLSRLGGGIGTRGPGETKLEVDRRRIRDRITELRRALAQVERHRTLQRRGRQEADLPVVALVGYTNAGKSTLLNALTGAGVLVEDRLFATLDPTVRRVVLPNGRPVLFVDTVGFIHKLPTHLVAAFRATLEEVVAADVLVHIVDVSHPRWRHQQQVAERVLRELGAGGRPCLVAYNKIDRLDPAARQALRREAPQAVLLSAAQGVGLLNLLRRVAQLLIPPLVRLHLAVPYAEAGRLAEIFARGRVMAQRYEGDAIVLDAEIPPALAARFQQDGLVRPTL, from the coding sequence ATGCTCCAGGCGCTCTTCCGCCGGCGCGTCCCGCAGGAGCGCCTGGTGGACCTGCCGTTGCTGGAGACCCTGGCCCACCTGGCCCAGGCCACGCAGCGGGAGGTGGGGGTCTACCTCGACCGCCACGGCGTGGTGCGCGAGGTCGTGGTCAGTCGGCGCTGGCAGGACCTGCTGGCCCAGTTCCAGCGTCGCGCCGCGCCGACGCGCCCGGTGGGGCTGCGGTACGTGGGCGCGCGCCCCGGGCCCGTGAACGGGCTGGAGGAGGGCGACCGCCGCCACGTCCTGGAGGGACGCCTCGACCTGGCCGCCCTCGTGCCGGTGGACCGGGCACGCCCGGGGGAGGGGTGGGTGCTCCAGGTGGCGGCGGCGCAGAACGGGCAGACTCCCCAGGTGGTCGCCGAAGGTCCCTACCCGGCGGAAGCGCTCTGCCGCCTGGAGGTCGCCCCGCGCCTGCGGGCGGTGGAGGCGGCGATGCGCCGGGCGGGTCCCGTGGTCACTCCGCCGCGGCGCGAGCGGGCCGTGCTCGTCGGGTTGCTGCCTCCGGTCCGAAGAGGGGATGTCGACGCCGCCCCGGCGGAGGTCCCCGTCGCCGCGGAGTTCACCGCACAGGACTCCCTGGAGGAGCTGGCCCGCCTGGCCGACACCGCCGGCGCGGACGTCGTGGGCACGGTCCTGCAGGCCCGCTCCCGCCCCGACCCCGCCACCTACATCGGGCGGGGCAAAGTGGAGGAGGTCCGGCGCCTGGTCGAGGAGCGGGACGCCGACCTCGTCGTGGTGGACGAGGAGCTGACCCCGGCCCAGCAGCGCACCCTGGAACAGGCGCTGGGCGTGAAGGTGCTCGACCGCACCGCCCTGGTCCTCGACATCTTCGCCCGGCGGGCGCAGACCCGTGAGGGTCGGCTGCAGGTGGAGCTGGCGCAGCTCACCTACCTCCTGCCGCGGCTGGCCGGGCGGGGTGCGTGGCTCTCGCGCCTCGGGGGCGGCATCGGGACGCGCGGGCCCGGCGAGACCAAGCTCGAGGTGGACCGCCGGCGCATCCGCGACCGCATCACCGAGCTGCGGCGGGCGCTGGCTCAGGTGGAGCGCCACCGCACGCTCCAGCGGCGGGGCCGCCAGGAGGCCGACCTGCCGGTGGTGGCCCTCGTCGGGTACACCAACGCCGGGAAGTCCACCCTGCTCAACGCCCTCACCGGCGCCGGCGTGCTGGTGGAGGACCGCCTCTTCGCCACCCTGGACCCCACCGTGCGGCGCGTCGTCCTGCCCAACGGCCGCCCGGTGCTCTTCGTCGACACCGTGGGCTTCATCCACAAGCTGCCCACCCACCTGGTGGCGGCCTTCCGGGCCACGCTGGAGGAGGTGGTGGCGGCGGACGTCCTGGTGCACATCGTCGACGTCAGCCACCCCCGCTGGCGCCACCAGCAGCAGGTGGCCGAGCGCGTCCTGCGGGAGCTGGGTGCCGGCGGGCGGCCCTGCCTCGTGGCCTACAACAAGATCGACCGCCTCGACCCGGCCGCCCGCCAGGCCCTGCGGCGGGAGGCCCCCCAGGCGGTGCTCCTCTCCGCCGCGCAGGGGGTCGGCCTGCTCAACCTGCTGCGGCGGGTCGCGCAGCTCCTCATCCCGCCGCTGGTGCGCCTCCACCTGGCGGTCCCCTACGCCGAGGCGGGCCGGCTGGCGGAGATCTTCGCCCGGGGGCGGGTGATGGCCCAGCGGTACGAGGGGGACGCCATCGTGCTCGACGCCGAGATCCCGCCAGCGCTCGCGGCGCGCTTCCAGCAGGACGGCCTGGTCCGGCCCACACTGTGA
- a CDS encoding LL-diaminopimelate aminotransferase, which translates to MSAARRLERIGAYLFADLDRKQEALQAQGVDVINLGVGDPDLPTPEHIVAALAEAARDPRTHRYPPYAGTREFREAVAAWYRRRFQVDLDPEREVLALIGSKEGLAHLPWALVNPGEATLVPDPGYPVYRAATILADGEPVTVPLRAERGFLPDLSAIPSATARRARLLFLNYPNNPTAGVATLAFFQEVAAWAREHGVLVVHDNSYSEIAYDGYRPPSFLQADGARAVGIELHSLSKTYCMTGWRVGFAVGNADALGALGRLKTNVDSGVFVAVQRAGVAALTGPQAPVAERVAVYQRRRDRVVEALTALGWTPPRPRATFYVWLRAPGASGAAFAAEVLERTGVVLTPGRGYGEEGEGYVRLSLTTPDDRLEEALDRLRRTYG; encoded by the coding sequence GTGAGCGCAGCCCGTCGTCTCGAACGCATCGGGGCCTACCTCTTCGCCGACCTCGACCGCAAGCAGGAGGCGCTCCAGGCCCAGGGCGTGGACGTCATCAACCTGGGGGTGGGGGACCCCGACCTGCCCACGCCCGAGCACATCGTCGCCGCCCTGGCCGAGGCGGCGCGCGACCCCCGCACCCACCGCTACCCGCCCTATGCCGGCACGCGCGAGTTCCGCGAGGCGGTGGCGGCCTGGTACCGTCGGCGCTTCCAGGTCGACCTCGACCCCGAGCGCGAGGTCCTGGCGCTGATCGGCTCCAAGGAGGGCCTGGCGCACCTCCCCTGGGCGCTCGTGAACCCCGGCGAGGCCACGCTCGTGCCCGACCCCGGCTATCCCGTCTACCGCGCGGCCACCATCCTGGCCGACGGCGAACCGGTCACGGTCCCCCTGCGCGCGGAGCGTGGCTTCCTGCCCGACCTGAGCGCCATCCCCTCCGCGACGGCCCGGCGCGCGCGCCTCCTCTTCCTGAACTACCCGAACAACCCCACCGCCGGCGTGGCGACGCTGGCGTTCTTCCAGGAGGTGGCGGCGTGGGCGCGGGAGCACGGCGTGCTCGTTGTCCACGACAACTCGTACTCGGAGATCGCCTACGACGGGTACCGCCCCCCGAGCTTCCTGCAGGCCGACGGGGCCAGGGCGGTGGGGATCGAGCTCCACTCGCTCTCCAAGACCTACTGCATGACCGGCTGGCGGGTGGGCTTCGCCGTGGGGAACGCCGACGCCCTGGGCGCCCTCGGCCGCCTGAAGACCAACGTCGACTCGGGGGTCTTCGTGGCGGTGCAGCGGGCCGGGGTGGCCGCGCTCACCGGGCCGCAGGCCCCGGTGGCGGAGCGCGTGGCCGTCTACCAGCGCCGGCGGGACCGCGTGGTGGAGGCGCTCACCGCGCTGGGGTGGACCCCGCCGCGGCCGCGCGCCACCTTCTACGTGTGGCTCCGCGCGCCCGGCGCCTCGGGCGCGGCGTTCGCAGCGGAGGTCCTGGAGCGCACGGGCGTCGTCCTCACGCCGGGGCGCGGCTACGGGGAGGAGGGGGAAGGGTACGTGCGCCTCTCCCTCACCACGCCGGACGACCGTCTGGAGGAGGCCCTCGACCGCCTGCGCCGGACGTACGGGTGA
- the miaA gene encoding tRNA (adenosine(37)-N6)-dimethylallyltransferase MiaA has product MLLVLCGPTATGKSAAAIALARRVGGEVVNADSRNVYRGLDIGTAKPTPAERAGVPHHLFDVADPREVFTVADYQRLALAAIEAIHARGRLPILVGGTGLYIRAVVDRLTIPAVPPDPAFRLAAEAEEAAHPGTLHARLQGLDPAAAARIHPRNVRRLVRALEVIHHTGRPLSAQQGRRGAPEPVLQVGLRLPRPVLDARIDRRVEAQLAAGLVEEVRGLLAAGVPPTTPAMQGLGYKELIPYLEGRLPLDRAVALLKRNTRRYARRQEIWFRADPRIRWLDVEGLDAEAVAERVHAMLAAFAAAPSWGGVPARPDAGRRVT; this is encoded by the coding sequence ATGCTCCTGGTCCTCTGCGGCCCCACCGCCACCGGCAAGAGCGCGGCGGCCATCGCGCTGGCCCGGCGCGTCGGCGGCGAGGTGGTGAACGCCGACTCGCGCAACGTCTACCGCGGGCTGGACATCGGGACCGCCAAGCCCACGCCCGCCGAGCGCGCCGGCGTCCCGCACCACCTCTTCGACGTCGCCGACCCGCGCGAGGTCTTCACCGTGGCCGACTACCAGCGCCTGGCCCTGGCCGCCATCGAGGCGATTCACGCCCGCGGCCGCCTGCCCATCCTGGTCGGCGGGACCGGCCTCTACATCCGGGCGGTGGTGGACCGCCTCACCATCCCCGCCGTGCCGCCCGATCCGGCCTTCCGGCTGGCCGCAGAGGCGGAGGAGGCGGCCCATCCCGGCACCCTCCACGCGCGCCTGCAGGGGCTCGATCCGGCGGCGGCCGCACGCATCCACCCGCGCAACGTCCGGCGCCTCGTGCGGGCCCTGGAGGTGATCCACCACACCGGCCGCCCCCTGTCGGCGCAGCAGGGACGCAGGGGCGCGCCCGAACCCGTCCTGCAGGTCGGCCTGCGCCTCCCCCGGCCCGTCCTCGACGCCCGCATCGACCGGCGCGTGGAGGCGCAGCTGGCAGCGGGGCTGGTGGAGGAGGTCCGCGGGCTCCTGGCGGCCGGCGTGCCGCCCACCACGCCGGCCATGCAGGGGCTCGGGTACAAGGAGCTCATCCCCTACCTGGAGGGACGCCTCCCCCTCGACCGCGCCGTCGCCCTCCTGAAGCGCAACACCCGCCGCTACGCGCGGCGGCAGGAGATCTGGTTCCGCGCCGACCCGCGCATCCGGTGGCTCGACGTGGAGGGGCTCGACGCCGAGGCGGTGGCCGAGCGGGTCCATGCTATGCTAGCGGCGTTCGCGGCGGCGCCGTCGTGGGGCGGCGTCCCTGCGCGGCCCGACGCCGGGAGGAGGGTCACGTGA